A segment of the Rhizobium sp. ZPR4 genome:
GCGTCGCGGTGCAGTAATCCGCCTCGGCCAGCGCCCGATGATCGAGCCAGACGATGGTATCGAACCTCTTTTCGCCGCCGGTGGAAACGGTGAGCTGCCTGCCAGCGCGATCACGCACGACGAGCGAACAGGTGGCGTCGAAGCCGATGGCACCGATGACGGATGAATTGACGCCAGACGCTTTCACAGCGGCGCGAACGGCGATGCAGACAGCGGCCCAAATATCTTCGGAATCATGCTCGGCGTGGTTTTCACGCGGGCGATTCATCAAGATCGGATGTTCGCTTTTCCCCAGCAGTGAGCCGCTCGCCGTGAAGACACCGGCGCGCGCGCTGCCTGTGCCGATATCGACCGCAACCACGTGATCACGCATGCAAAAGAGGTCCCGACCACTTATCTCATGTTGCGGACAAGTTGTATCAATTCCGGCATCGCGTCAAACACGACTTCCGGAGAAAGCTGCTCCAATTCTGCCCGGTAGCTCGGCGAATGCGCATGCGAACCGCCGGTGAAGGCGAAGACCGTCATGCCGGCCGCGCGCGCCGCCGTGATGCCCGCCGGACTGTCTTCGACGACGATGCAATCCTTCGGCGGCACACCCATTTTTTCAGCGGCATAGAGGAAGAGATCCGGCGCCGGCTTGCCGCGTTTCACCATGCTGGCGCTAAAGATATTCGGCTCGAGCCTGTCCAGCAGTCCGGTCACGCCGAGCGAGAGGCGGATGCGCTCCAGCTGGCTCGACGAGGCGACGCAGCGCGGCAGCGAAAGCGCATCCAGCGTCGCGCCAATGCCGTCGATCGGCTTCAATTCATGCTTGAAGCGTTCGTAGAGATCGTTACGGATGCGATCGAGAAATGCCTGATCGATGAAGACATCGAATTCCGTCTGCATCGTATCGACAAGCGTCGCAAGGCTCTTGCCGAGGAAGCGGCTGTAGACATCCTCTTCGCTCATCTCGACGCCGACATCGTGCATCGCCTGGATGAGCACGCTGACCGACAGCGGCTCGCTGTCGACAAGCACACCATCGCAATCGAAGATTACGAGCCCTGTTTCCGCACCCGTCATCACAGATCCAACCTGAATTCCGTTGTTGTCCCGCCGCCCGATTGATCGGCGCAGCAATGGAAAACGGCCGGAACAGGAGAAGTCCGGCCGTTTGAAAATTATTCCGCGAGTTTGTTGTCCAAGTATAGCTGCAGGGT
Coding sequences within it:
- a CDS encoding HAD family hydrolase; translated protein: MTGAETGLVIFDCDGVLVDSEPLSVSVLIQAMHDVGVEMSEEDVYSRFLGKSLATLVDTMQTEFDVFIDQAFLDRIRNDLYERFKHELKPIDGIGATLDALSLPRCVASSSQLERIRLSLGVTGLLDRLEPNIFSASMVKRGKPAPDLFLYAAEKMGVPPKDCIVVEDSPAGITAARAAGMTVFAFTGGSHAHSPSYRAELEQLSPEVVFDAMPELIQLVRNMR